The sequence below is a genomic window from Spiroplasma gladiatoris.
ATTCAAAATATGTAAGAACAAAGTCATATTTAATAAAATTTTTAGATATAAAATCAACTAATAAAACTATTGCAAAATTAAAATTGTATACAAAATGTTTAGAAAACATTTGATGAAAAAAATATCGTATATTTATGAAAGAAAGTTTAGAAGAAATACCAACGTTAACATCTTCGCCAGCTTACTTTTTTTATAAATATTACTTTATGTTTTTACAAGAATTACGAAAAACTCTAGCATTTTATTTAACTAATCACATAATTCCAAATACAATTTTTTTAGAATTAAAAACAATACATTTTGAAAAATTTGGAATTAGAAAAGTTTCTGATCCTAAAAAAAATATAGCATTTGCTTTTATGCAAGTTGTAAAAGAATCTGAAACCCTAATTGATAGATTAAGTAAACAATTTTTTGATGAACTAGAAAACAAAGGAAAAGATTGAAGTATAGATTATAAAAATAATCATGAAATCAAAAATGTTTTTAAAGAAAATGATTATATAAAAAAAATATATTTGAAACAAAAAAGTAAGACAAATAAGAAAAAGTATAATGTTAAACAAAATGTAAATAATAATCAAACAAAGGATTTAAACTAAAAAATATCTACATTAGATATTTTTTTAACTTTTTTACTAAAATATTAATCTTCAAAAAGTTGTATAATAATCAAGAGGTGCTTTTTATGAATTTTAAAGCTAGTGATGCAATTAATTTAGTATTTACTTTAATAGGGAATGCAACTGCAAAATCAATATTAAGTATTAGAAATAATTTAGAAAAAAGAAAAATATTATCAAATGAGATTAAAGATTTTTACAGAGAAAATTATAAAAAAAATGTAAAAAATGAACATGAATTAATTAACCTATTTGATGCTAAAAATTGAAGTTTTTCAATTGATAAAAAAGAAATAGAAGAGTTAAAGAACTTTTTCTTTGAAAACTTTTTTGTTAAAAATGATTATAATTACTATTTAGAACACAAACACGTTCTAGAAGAAATTAATAAAATATATCAAAAAGCATTGGATAATGCATTTGTAATTGATAAATCACAAATTGATTGAAAAAAAACTATAAGAGTTATAGAATCAAGATTTTTGACATGAATAAACAATAAAAATTTAAAACAAAATCATGAACTTAAAGAAAAATTATTAGTTATTATGATAAGTTTAAATGAGTCTAATGATAAAGGTTATACTTTAAAATATAAAAATTTATTGAATAATTTAGATAGATATAAAAAATTTGTAAATGACTATGATCAAAAAATAATTGAAAACAATACGGTAAATTTACAATTTTATAATAAGTATCAAAACATTTTAAATATTCATAATTGTTGTGATTATAATATGACAATTGATGAATATTTGGATTATGAAAACATCATAAAACAAATTAAAAAACTTCCAGATAATGGTGAGTTGTGAGATTTTGATTTTACTATTGTTCTTTTAAAAAGAGTATTTTTTTGTTCTATCATAAATAATCTTTTTACAATTCATTCTGAGGATGTGCCAAGAGCCAAAATCGAGATGATTTTATCAAATGGTGGATTTAGAATTGATTTTTCAAAAGAAAGTTTAAAAAATCTCTATATCGCATTAACACAAAATGAAACTAAAATTAAAGAATTAATAAAATTTAGTTCAAAGCGATTAAATTTAAATTTAATCGAACTTATAAGAAGTTTAATAAAAAACCTGTTACTTTCAACAAATTTAGAACAATTTCAAAATTATAATAAAGAAGAAACCTTTAATATACCTAATCTAAAAGTACTGTCTTGTTATTCTATTTTAATAGGAAAAGTAATAAATTTTCATTTATCAAGTATTAATGAGACAATATTTGCTTATCCAGAAAAAAATTCAATAAATTTTGAAATAGCACTTGTAGATACTTTGTTAAATTTTAATAATAAAAATGATATTATAGATATTTTAAAAACTAATTTTAAAGAAATCAGAAATTATCCAAGTACTGTAATTATCAAATCAATTGATTTTATTGAATACTTATCTAATGTTGAAAATATTTAAAATCATTTCTTTGAAACGAATTTTTTATCGAAAGAAAGGGTCACATGTGTTGTAAATGTTCTAAAAATATTTTTAATAATTGTTCATGCTCTATTTATGAAGTAAATTGTACTAATTCATGTTGTTGATGTTGTAGTTTTGATAAATTTGAGTTTGATAATTTAAAATTTAATTATTTTAATGAAATATTAATAGAGTTAGAAAAAGTTTTATCAAATCATAAACATTTAAAAATAGTAAAAAAAGTATTAAAACAATCGTTACAAGATTTAAATAGTTTAAAAAAAGAATTTAAAGTTATATCTGAAAAAAATTATTTAAAAATTATTGATAATGCATCAGATATAAAAATCGCTTGTATTGAAATAGAAACTGACTTGGGTTATAAAATTAGAAATATTTTAAAACAATGAGAAATTCAAATTGAAATAATATATTTAATTATAAATTTCGAAGAAGAATACTTTAGTAAAAAAGTATATGTAAGTTTAAGCAAATATATTTTATTTATTTATAAATATATGTACAGTTTTGCGAACTTATTTAAATTAATTTCAAATACACCTGAAAACATCAGTTTAATTGAAACTATTAAAGAAAAATTTATTGATTTAGATAATAGTATTAAAGATCTAGATTATAAATTAAAATTAAAAATTTAAAAAATATGTACTCACTTAAAATAAATATTTCTTTTGCAATTTTTATTTTAAAATATGAACAAAAAATGAGGATAAAAAAATGCAAAAAATAAAACTAATAGCAATTGACTTAGATGGTACATTGTTATATCAAAATAAAATTGCAAGTCAAGAAGAAGTTAAGTATCTAATAGATTTACAAAAAAAAGGTTATAGTGTCATCATTGTTACAGGTAGAAATTATCAATCTTGCTATAAATTTGCAAAAAAATTAAAAATAAATAAAAACTTTAACTATTTAATTTGTGAAAACGGAGCTTATGTAACAAGAGCAAATAAATTTTTACCCGATCTTATTGACTTTATCAATAAAAAAGATTGTAAAGATTTATATGAGTACTTTTCTAAACTAGAAATACCTTTTTTTGGTCAAAAATGTATGTCTCCTAAAAAGTTATTTTGTAGTGAACCAAGCAAAATTAGCAAAAAAAGTTATAAATACAAAACTTATATTATAAAAAAAAGTTTTGATTTTAGTGGTATGACTTTTATTGGAACTCATTTTAAAATTGATAAAGATTATGAAACCATTGCTAAGGAAATTGAAACTAATTTTAGTTCTAGATTAAAAATCTCTCATAGTTTTGGAGATAATGATGGACTTATTTATTATATGTTTTCTTCTAAAAATACAGATAAAGGATCAAAAACTTTAAAACTAATTAATTCTTTAGGATTTGAAAATGAACAAATTCTTTATTTTGGGGATGGAGATAATGATGCAAGTGCTTTAGAATTATTTGAAAATAGTGTAGCTATGGGTAATGCACAAGAATCTGTAAAACAAAAAGCTAAATACATAACTAAAAAATGTACAGAAGAAGGTATAATGAATTTTTTAAAAACTAATAATATTAAATAATAAAAGAGATTTAACCTTGATAAATGCTTAATAATATTGCTAAATACCATATATATTTGTTATAATAAAATTTGTATGAATATGTATAAATAGGAGGCATATAAAATGAAATTTAACGCTAAAAAATTAGTTGATCAAGGAATAGGGATTTGAACTGTAACAATTGATGGAAATGAATGAGAAAACGCAGTCAAAAAAGGAAAGAATAAAGTGGCTGCTTCAATTAAAATCGATGGTTTTAGAGAAGGGAAAGCCCCAAAAGAAATGGTTGAAAAATATTTAACACCAGTTAAATATTTAAATGCTGCAGTTCAATCGGTTATGGCAAAAGCATGAGATTTTGCAAAAGAGCAAAAAACAGATGTAGAACCATTTTCTTCTCCAACTCCAACTCCAACAAAAATCTCTGAAAAATCATGTGAACTAGAGTTTCGTTTTGATTTAAAACCAGAAATTGAAATTGGTGAATATAAAGGAATTAAGTCTAAGGATTTAGTAAAAGAAGATTTTAAAGCTACAAAAGAAGAAATTGAAACAGCAATTAATCAATATCGTGAAAGATTTGCGTTAGAAAAAGACAAAGAAGATGGAGTTATTGCTAAAGGTGATGTTGCCGTATTTGACTTTGAAGGGTTTGTTGATGGGGTTGCTTTTAAAGGTGGAAAAGGATTAGATTTTAGATTAGTTATTGGTTCTAACCAAATGATACCTGGTTTTGAAGATGAATTAATTGGAAAAAAATTAGGAGAATCAAAAATTAATGTGACATTCCCAAAAGATTACACTCCAGAATTATCTGAAAAAAAAGCAGAATTTGTTATTAATGTTAAATCAGTTAAAGAAAGAATTCTCCCTGAAAAAGATGATGAATTAGCAAAAGATTTAAACTTGCCTAATATCAAAACTTATAAAGAATTAGAAAATAGTGTTAAAGAGCAAATTATAACTCAAAAAACACAAACATCTAAAAATGCTTTTGTAAATAAAGTAATAGATATTATAATTGAAAACTCAAAAATACAATTACCAAAATCAGCAATTAATAAAGAAATTGACAATTTGTATAAAGAATTTGAAGCAAGAGTTGCTAATGAAAAATTAACTATGAAAGAATATAAGAAAAAAACAGGTCTTACAGATGAAGCGATTAGAGCAGAATTATTTGGAGATGCAAAAAGAAAAATTTGTAGTTATTTGGTAACCGATAAAGTAAGAAATAATGAAAAATTTGAACCAACCAAAGAACAAGTTGAAGAAAAATATAGCAAGTTAGCAGCTCAATTTGGAATTGAAGTTGATTATATTAAAAATACAATCTTACCTGAAGTTCAAGTAAGAGAAGAGATTATTAGAGAACAACTTGTAGACTTTTTATACGAAAATAATGGTTAAAATATGAGATTTCTCATATTTTTTTAATTTTTTAGCACTTAATGCTTGAAAGTGCTAAAAAGTATGATATTATTATTTTGTACCAAAATAGGAGGAATAATATGAAAGAAACAAAAAGATTACCTTTACTTGTAACAAGGGGTAGTTATGTTTATCCAAGTTTTGAACAAGTTTTAGAAATTGGACGTGACAAAACAACATTAGCTGTTAAAGAAGCAGTTCAAAATAATGACGGATTAATTTTAATCGTGTCACAAAAAAAACCATTAGAAGATGATCCAGACACAAATGAATTATTTAACTTTGGGGTACTTGCAAAAGTAAACATTAAAAAAGAATGAAAAGATGGTACTTTAACTGTAAATATAAAAACTATTTCAAGAGCTTCAATTAGTTCAATTGAATTAGATGGATACTATTCAGCAGAATATGAAGAAAAAATCCCAAATAACAAAAACAACAAAGAAGATGTTGAAAAAATTACAAAACACATTAAACAAATGATTGCTAGTCAAGATGAGTTTCCTTCAGAAGTTGAAGAAATTATAAAAGATTCTTCTGCAAATACTGATGCTAGTTTTTTAGTTGACAGCGCTGCGCATTTAATGCCGTTTATGCCTATTGAAAAAAAACAAGCTATTTTAGAAGAAATTGATCCAGTAAAAAGAATTGCAATCATTAATGATTTCTTAGATGAAAAACGTCAATCAGCTGATATTGAAACTTCAATTAGCAAAAAAATTAAATCAAGAGTAGATGAACAACAAAGAGAATTTTACTTAAGAGAAAAATTAAAAGCTATTAAAGAAGAGTTAGGCGATATGGACGGAGAAGGTGATGATATTAAAAAATACAAAAAACGCCTTGAAACAGAACCTTTCCCAGAAAATATTAAAAAACGTATAAGTCAAGAAATTGAAAGATATGAAGGTTTACCTTCTTCTTCAAGTGAAGCAAACATCATTAGAACTTATATTGACTGAATGATGCAAACACCATGATGACAAAAAGCAGAAGAAAAAACTGACCTAAAATTTGCAAAAGAAGTTTTAGATAAACATCATTATGGTTTAGAAAAAGTTAAAGAAAGAATTATCGAATATTTAGCAGTTAAACAAAATACAAACAAAGTTAAAGGTCAAATCATTACTTTAGTTGGTCCTCCAGGGGTTGGTAAAACAAGTTTAGCAAAATCTATTGCTGATGCAATGGGTAGAAACTTTGTAAAAGTAGCACTTGGTGGAATTAAAGACGAATCAGAAATTAGAGGTCACAGAAAAACTTATATTGGAGCTATGCCAGGAAGAATCATTCAAGGTATGAAAAAAGCTGGAGTGAAAAACCCAGTATTCTTACTTGATGAGATTGATAAGATGGCAAGTGATTATAGAGGCGATCCTGCCTCAGCAATGCTTGAAGTTTTAGATCCAGAACAAAACTCAAAATTTTCAGATCACTATTTAGAAGAAGAATATGATTTAAGTGATGTTGTATTTATAGCAACAGCAAACTATCCTGATGGAATTCCTGAAGCTTTATATGACAGAATGGAAATCATAGAACTTTCAAGTTACACAGAAATTGAAAAATTTAAAATTGCAAATGAATATTTAGTACCAAAAGTACTTGAAGATCATGCGGTAACAGCAGAGCAAGTTCAGTTTACAACAGAAGGATTAAATGAAATTATTAAACATTACACTAGAGAAGCTGGGGTTCGTCAATTAGAACGTTGAATCGCTTCAATTACAAGAAAATTTGTTGTAAAAATGCTAAATAAAGAAATTGATAAACTAGTTGTAACTCCAGAAGTTGTAAATGAATTACTAAAAAAACGTATTTTTGAACATACTGAAAAAGAAAAAGATGCACAAGTTGGAGTTGTAACAGGTCTTGCATATACTCAATTTGGAGGAGATATTTTACCAATTGAGGTAAATCATTTTCCAGGAAAAGGTGGACTAGTATTAACTGGTAAACTTGGAGATGTTATGAAAGAATCTGCAACAATTGCTTATGACTTTGTTAAATCTAATTTCAAATCATTTGGAATTCCTAAAGAAGTTTTTACAGAAAATGACATTCACATTCACGTTCCTGAAGGGGCAGTTCCAAAAGATGGACCGAGTGCTGGAGTAACAATTACAACAGCTATAGTTTCTGCATTGACAAATAAACCAGTTCCAAAAGATATTGGAATGACAGGAGAAATTACTTTAAGAGGGCTGGTATTCCCAATCGGAGGATTAAGAGAAAAATCTATATCTGCTAATAGAAGTGGATTAAGTAAAATCATAATTCCTTTTAAAAATCAAAAAGATATTGAAGATATTCCTGAAGAAGTTAGAAATGCATTAAAAATTGTACCTGTTCAAAGATATGAAGAAGTATATGAAGAAGTATTTGGAGCAAAACCAGCTGCATTTACAACTGAGTTACCAATTGCAACTTCATCTGATCCAGGTGCTAAATCAGCAGAAAGTCATTAATATTTAAATCAACACAAGAATGTGTTGATTTTTTATTTAAAATAATAAGGTAAGCAGGAGATAAAATGGCAAAAGCGTTAAGTTATTTATTAAGACCTAATTCATTAAAAGATGTTGTTGGACAGACCCACTTGTTAGGTGAAAATGCAATAATCAATAAAATGGTAGAAAAAAAATTTTTAGCAAATTTAATTTTTTATGGACCACCAGGAATTGGAAAAACTTCAACTGCAATAGCTCTTGCAAAAGATTTAGATTGTGATTTTATACAATTTAATGCATCAAAAGATAAAAAAGAAACATTATTAAAAGCAATTGAATCAAAAAATTTTAACAATCAATTAATATTGATTATTGATGAAATTCATCGAATGAATCGAAACATCCAAGATTATCTTTTAGATTTTTTAGAACAAAGAGAAATAGTTGTTTTTATTACAACAACAGAAAATCCTTATTTTGTAATAAATCCCGCAATAAGAAGTAGATGTACAGTTTTACAGTTAAAAGAAATATCAAATGATGAAATGTTTTTAGGTCTCAAAAATATAATTAAAAATAATCAAATAGAAATAAATATAAGTGATGATAACTTAAAAGTAGTTTGTAATTATTCAAATGGTGATTTAAGATTTGCACTTAATGCAATTGAAATATTAATTAACTTATATGGTGATCAAGAAATTGATATAAATACTTTAAAACTTATTTTTGATAGAGCAAATATTAAAGGTAGTGCAGAAGGTGATGAATATCATGATTTAAAAAGTGCTTTGCAAAAATCAATTAGAGGTAGTGATGTTAATGCATCGCTTCATTATTGAGCAAGACTTATGGAAATTGGTGACTATGAAATTTTAATGCGTAGAATGCAAATCATTGCATATGAAGATATTGGTCTTGCAAATCCCGCAATTGCTCAAAGAGTAATATTAGCTTGTCAAGCATTCCGTGAAATTGGTATGCCAGAAGGTAAAAAAATCTTAGGAATGGCTATAATTGAAATGGCTTTAAGCGAAAAATCTAATTCAGCTTATTTAGCGATTGAACAAAGTTTGAAAGATGTACAATCAGGTTTAACCCCACCAATTCCAAATTATTTAAGAGACAATCACTATGCGAACGCTAATAAACTTGGAGTTAAAGGATATATTTATCCCCATGATTATAAAAATGCTTGAGTTGACCAACAATACCTTCCTGATAAAATTAAAACAAAAGTTTATTTTAATTTTAAACCTCATTCAAGTTATGAAAAAAAACTAAAAGAAATATATGATAAATTTACTAAAAATATTAAATAAGAAAGGGTGTAAATATGTTATCAACTTATAAAATAAAACAAGATTTAGCAAAAACTGGATATAATTGATTTCCTAATTATAAAGATATACTTGAAAAAGTTTGAGCAAACATGGAATCATATTTTGATGATGATGAAGAAGTTCAATCAGCTTTATGAGCAAGTTTTAAAAGATATGAAGATAAAAATATTGGTATTGTGTTTATAACTTCGAAAAGAACTTTTACGATTGAAACAGCTGATAGTGATGCAAATACACAAGTTAGATATTTACCAATTGATTCTTATAGTTTACAAAAAATTCAAATGCAACTTGCTAAAAGCGGAGGATTAAACTATGTAAGTTTACAAAATGATAGTTTTGGAAATGGTATAACTTTTGCATGTCCAAATCCTGATGTTGTGAAACACTTTGTCGAAACCTTAAGAGGAAGAAGTAATGCTGAAATTGAAATACTTCCAGAATCTGATGAACCACTACTAGCAAATAATGAAATAAAACAAGTAATTGATAAAGATTTAAATAAAGCAAAAGAAAATAAACCACATAAATTTGAAGAAAAACATGAAG
It includes:
- a CDS encoding Cof-type HAD-IIB family hydrolase yields the protein MQKIKLIAIDLDGTLLYQNKIASQEEVKYLIDLQKKGYSVIIVTGRNYQSCYKFAKKLKINKNFNYLICENGAYVTRANKFLPDLIDFINKKDCKDLYEYFSKLEIPFFGQKCMSPKKLFCSEPSKISKKSYKYKTYIIKKSFDFSGMTFIGTHFKIDKDYETIAKEIETNFSSRLKISHSFGDNDGLIYYMFSSKNTDKGSKTLKLINSLGFENEQILYFGDGDNDASALELFENSVAMGNAQESVKQKAKYITKKCTEEGIMNFLKTNNIK
- the tig gene encoding trigger factor; translated protein: MKFNAKKLVDQGIGIWTVTIDGNEWENAVKKGKNKVAASIKIDGFREGKAPKEMVEKYLTPVKYLNAAVQSVMAKAWDFAKEQKTDVEPFSSPTPTPTKISEKSCELEFRFDLKPEIEIGEYKGIKSKDLVKEDFKATKEEIETAINQYRERFALEKDKEDGVIAKGDVAVFDFEGFVDGVAFKGGKGLDFRLVIGSNQMIPGFEDELIGKKLGESKINVTFPKDYTPELSEKKAEFVINVKSVKERILPEKDDELAKDLNLPNIKTYKELENSVKEQIITQKTQTSKNAFVNKVIDIIIENSKIQLPKSAINKEIDNLYKEFEARVANEKLTMKEYKKKTGLTDEAIRAELFGDAKRKICSYLVTDKVRNNEKFEPTKEQVEEKYSKLAAQFGIEVDYIKNTILPEVQVREEIIREQLVDFLYENNG
- the lon gene encoding endopeptidase La produces the protein MKETKRLPLLVTRGSYVYPSFEQVLEIGRDKTTLAVKEAVQNNDGLILIVSQKKPLEDDPDTNELFNFGVLAKVNIKKEWKDGTLTVNIKTISRASISSIELDGYYSAEYEEKIPNNKNNKEDVEKITKHIKQMIASQDEFPSEVEEIIKDSSANTDASFLVDSAAHLMPFMPIEKKQAILEEIDPVKRIAIINDFLDEKRQSADIETSISKKIKSRVDEQQREFYLREKLKAIKEELGDMDGEGDDIKKYKKRLETEPFPENIKKRISQEIERYEGLPSSSSEANIIRTYIDWMMQTPWWQKAEEKTDLKFAKEVLDKHHYGLEKVKERIIEYLAVKQNTNKVKGQIITLVGPPGVGKTSLAKSIADAMGRNFVKVALGGIKDESEIRGHRKTYIGAMPGRIIQGMKKAGVKNPVFLLDEIDKMASDYRGDPASAMLEVLDPEQNSKFSDHYLEEEYDLSDVVFIATANYPDGIPEALYDRMEIIELSSYTEIEKFKIANEYLVPKVLEDHAVTAEQVQFTTEGLNEIIKHYTREAGVRQLERWIASITRKFVVKMLNKEIDKLVVTPEVVNELLKKRIFEHTEKEKDAQVGVVTGLAYTQFGGDILPIEVNHFPGKGGLVLTGKLGDVMKESATIAYDFVKSNFKSFGIPKEVFTENDIHIHVPEGAVPKDGPSAGVTITTAIVSALTNKPVPKDIGMTGEITLRGLVFPIGGLREKSISANRSGLSKIIIPFKNQKDIEDIPEEVRNALKIVPVQRYEEVYEEVFGAKPAAFTTELPIATSSDPGAKSAESH
- a CDS encoding replication-associated recombination protein A: MAKALSYLLRPNSLKDVVGQTHLLGENAIINKMVEKKFLANLIFYGPPGIGKTSTAIALAKDLDCDFIQFNASKDKKETLLKAIESKNFNNQLILIIDEIHRMNRNIQDYLLDFLEQREIVVFITTTENPYFVINPAIRSRCTVLQLKEISNDEMFLGLKNIIKNNQIEINISDDNLKVVCNYSNGDLRFALNAIEILINLYGDQEIDINTLKLIFDRANIKGSAEGDEYHDLKSALQKSIRGSDVNASLHYWARLMEIGDYEILMRRMQIIAYEDIGLANPAIAQRVILACQAFREIGMPEGKKILGMAIIEMALSEKSNSAYLAIEQSLKDVQSGLTPPIPNYLRDNHYANANKLGVKGYIYPHDYKNAWVDQQYLPDKIKTKVYFNFKPHSSYEKKLKEIYDKFTKNIK